Sequence from the Burkholderia sp. GAS332 genome:
GCGAGGGTGGCTTCCGGCGCGCCGTAGCGGATGTTGTCGAGCACGCTGCCGGAGAAGATCACCGATTCCTGCAGCACCACGCCGATCTCCTTGCGCAATTCGGCGAGCGGCACGTCACGCGTCGGGACGCCGTTGATCAGAATGCTGCCGGACTGCGGATCGTAAAAACGCAGCAGCAGTTGGAACAGCGTAGTCTTGCCCGCACCGGACGGGCCGACCAAGGCGACGTGTTCACCCGGACGGACATCAAGCGAGAGTGCGGAGAGCGCAGCAATGCCAGGGCGCGAGGGATACGAGAAGCTGACGTTGTCGAAGCGGATGCCCTCCCCTCGCACAGGCAGCGCAACCGTAGTCGCTGCCTGCACCACCGGCGAGCACGCCGCCAGCAGTTGCAGCAAACGTTCGGTGGCGCCGGCGGCGCGCTGCAGATCGCCCCACACCTCGGCAACGGCGCCCACGGCGCCGGCCGTGAACACCGCGTAGAGAATGAACTGGGATAACTGGCCCGCCGTCATGCGCCCGGCCAGCACCGCCTGTGCCCCGAGCCACAACACGAACACGATGGCGCTGAACACCAGCACGATCACCACGGCGGTCAACCAGGCACGCGCGCGAATGCGCGTAAGCGCGGTGTCGAAGGCCGCCTCCACCGCGCCGGCAAACCGCCGCGCCTCGAAAGGCTCCTGCGTATACGACTGCACGGTCGGCATAGCGTTGAGCACCTCGCCCGCCAGCGCGCTCGTGTTCGCGATCTTGTCCTGGCTCGCGCGCGAGAGCCGCCGCACGCGCCGGCCGAAGATCACGATCGGCGCGACCACCACGACCAGCGTGGCAATGATGTAACCGGACAGCACCGGGCTCGTCACCGCCAACATCGTCACGCCACCGGTCAGCAGGAAGAAGTTGCGCAATCCCAGCGACAAACTGGTGCCCACCACCGCCTGGATCAACGTGGTGTCGGCGGTGAGTCGTGACAGCACCTCGCCGGTCTGTGTGGTTTCGAAGAACTGCGGACTCATCCCTAGCACGTGGTCGTAGACCGCACGCCGCAAATCAGCCGTGACCCGCTCGCCCAGCCATGACACGAGGTAGAAGCGCAGCGCCGTGGCGGCAGCCAGTACCAGCGATACGACGAATAGGGCGAGGAAATAGCGATCGATGTGCGCCCGGTCGCCCCCCGCGAAGCCACGATCGATCAGGTATTTGAACGCGACCGGCAACACCAGGGTGGCGCCCGCCGACGTCACCAGCGCGAGGAACGCGAGCGCCCAACGGCCGGCATAGGGGCGCAGGAACGGAAACAGGGCGAACAGCGGCCCCACACGTGACGAAGGCGATGAGGGCAGCGAAGGCGGAACAGCATCTGGCATGAGGATTCCCAA
This genomic interval carries:
- a CDS encoding ATP-binding cassette, subfamily B, with the translated sequence MPDAVPPSLPSSPSSRVGPLFALFPFLRPYAGRWALAFLALVTSAGATLVLPVAFKYLIDRGFAGGDRAHIDRYFLALFVVSLVLAAATALRFYLVSWLGERVTADLRRAVYDHVLGMSPQFFETTQTGEVLSRLTADTTLIQAVVGTSLSLGLRNFFLLTGGVTMLAVTSPVLSGYIIATLVVVVAPIVIFGRRVRRLSRASQDKIANTSALAGEVLNAMPTVQSYTQEPFEARRFAGAVEAAFDTALTRIRARAWLTAVVIVLVFSAIVFVLWLGAQAVLAGRMTAGQLSQFILYAVFTAGAVGAVAEVWGDLQRAAGATERLLQLLAACSPVVQAATTVALPVRGEGIRFDNVSFSYPSRPGIAALSALSLDVRPGEHVALVGPSGAGKTTLFQLLLRFYDPQSGSILINGVPTRDVPLAELRKEIGVVLQESVIFSGSVLDNIRYGAPEATLAQVQRAADMAAAAGFIEELPQGYDTFLGERGVRLSGGQRQRIAIARAILKNPPILLLDEATSALDAASERLVQKALDNAAQNRTTLVIAHRLATVQQADRIVVLEHGRVVAQGRHAELLLSSPLYAQLAALQFGEQSGQAVQRGAVSDPIGSA